From the Erythrolamprus reginae isolate rEryReg1 chromosome Z, rEryReg1.hap1, whole genome shotgun sequence genome, one window contains:
- the LOC139153366 gene encoding olfactory receptor 14A16-like has translation MENQTTVPYFLLLEFSKNKHLKFLHFFFFFVLYLTTVTTNLLIISAITFDHRLHRPMYFFLMNLALQDLGIVSIIVPKSMINYITDNRCISYFGCVAQIFLFTSFLSSDFFLLTAMAYDRYVAICHPLHYEMVMNWKYCIEIIILVWVTGLFWGMLNATSTFSIPFCSNVVNQFFCELPHLLKLSCSGINLIEVGILVAGIITAVGCFTFIVVSYAVIFKTVLRIPSKNGRQKSLSTCIPHLTVVSMLISSGSIANLRPTSNTPSYLDFGLTVLYTLLPPMFNPIIYSMKNTNIKSALFQFWRF, from the coding sequence ATGGAGAACCAAACCACAGTGCCTTACTTTCTGCTTCTGGAATTCTCTAAAAATAAGCATCTGAagtttttgcatttctttttcttctttgtgttatatttgactactgtaacaacAAATCTTCTCATCATCTCTGCAATTACTTTTGATCATCGATTGCATAGACCCATGTATTTCTTTCTCATGAATTTAGCTCTACAAGACTTGGGTATTGTTTCAATCATTGTGCCCAAATCCATGATCAATTATATCACAGACAACAGATGCATCTCCTACTTTGGTTGTGTTGCTCAAATCTTTCTCTttacttcttttctctcttctgatTTCTTTCTTCTCACAGCCATGGCATATGATCGGTATGTCGCCATTTGCCACCCACTGCACTATGAGATGGTGATGAATTGGAAAtactgtattgaaataataattctaGTATGGGTTACAGGTCTCTTCTGGGGAATGTTGAATGCCACCAGTACCTTTTCCATCCCTTTTTGTTCTAATGTTGTCAACCAATTCTTTTGTGAACTGCCACATTTGCTAAAACTATCCTGTTCTGGCATAAATCTAATTGAGGTTGGAATTCTTGTGGCCGGTATCATTACTGCAGTAGGTTGTTTTACTTTTATAGTTGTATCTTATGCAGTGATCTTCAAGACAGTGTTAAGAATCCCTTCTAAAAATGGCAGGCAAAAATCTTTATCCACTTGCATTCCCCATCTTACAGTAGTGTCTATGTTAATATCAAGTGGAAGCATTGCCAATCTGAGACCTACTTCTAATACTCCATCTTATTTAGATTTTGGGTTGACTGTACTGTATACCCTCCTTCCACCAATGTTTAATCCAATCATCTATAGCAtgaaaaatacaaatattaaaagTGCCCTTTTCCAATTTTGGAGGTtttaa